In Erigeron canadensis isolate Cc75 chromosome 6, C_canadensis_v1, whole genome shotgun sequence, the following are encoded in one genomic region:
- the LOC122604064 gene encoding E3 ubiquitin-protein ligase At3g02290-like: MGGVCCCLHYDCEDYVNPNSSVYRNCICLRCFLQNFLYMYTSLFQRGEEQTRLPSPSSIQGTASFSSSASLDNSLSGVYRSPPRPLPYDVDPRYIRLQRDGLVLRREKGSSRSQEEGESLRGSDSDTETDLLCAGSKWNSSTCEDGTKGLQTKYSTKLSTPKETSGFAHIFASSEDEDVCPTCLEEYTVENPKIITKCLHHYHLGCIYEWMERSERCPVCGKVMAFDEETV; encoded by the exons ATGGGTGGTGTTTGCTGCTGCTTGCATTATGACTGTGAAGATTATGTTAATCCCAATAGTTCGGTGTACAGGAACTGCATTTGTCTTAGATGCTTTCTTCAGAATTTCTTATATATG TACACGTCGTTATTCCAAAGAGGGGAAGAACAAACTCGGCTTCCAAGCCCTTCATCCATTCAAGGGACAGCGTCTTTTAGCTCATCAGCATCACTTGATAACTCGTTATCTGGAGTGTACCGGTCTCCTCCAAGACCATTGCCGTATGATGTTGACCCTAGGTATATTCGTCTGCAAAGAGATGGTCTGGTTTTAAGAAGGGAGAAAGGGTCAAGCCGTTCACAGGAGGAAGGTGAATCTTTAAGAGGAAGTGATAGTGATACGGAGACAGATCTGTTATGTGCTGGAAGCAAATGGAATAGCTCAACATGTGAAGACGGAACAAAAGGGTTACAAACGAAGTATTCTACCAAGCTTTCGACCCCGAAAGAGACATCTGGATTTGCACATATTTTTGCTTCATCGGAAGATGAAGATGTTTGTCCAACATGTCTTGAAG AGTATACTGTAGAAAACCCTAAGATAATTACAAAGTGCTTGCATCATTATCACCTTGGTTGTATATATGAGTGGATGGAAAGAAGTGAACGCTGCCCTGTTTGTGGCAAG GTGATGGCATTTGATGAGGAGACTGTTTAG
- the LOC122603727 gene encoding uncharacterized protein YwbO isoform X2: MAQSTAKKLITIDVSSDSICPWCFVGKKNLDKALAQSKDQYDFEIKWHPFFLDPSLPKEGVSKEDTYKRKFGTARANQIIARMTEVFKGVGLEYNMSGLTGSTLDSHRLILFAGKQGSDIQHNLVEELFTGYFTQGKFIGDRDFLLECANKVGLEGAAEYLDNPNNGLQEVNEELGKYSANISGVPHYVINGKHQLSGGQPSEVFLRAFQVAAK, encoded by the exons ATGGCTCAATCAACTGCCAAAAAACTTATAACAATTGATGTGAGTTCAGACAGTATTTGCCCATGGTGTTTTGTGGGCAAAAAGAATCTAGACAAAGCTTTAGCTCAATCTAAAGATCAATATGATTTTGAG ATTAAGTGGCACCCATTTTTCCTAGATCCTTCTTTACCTAAAGAAGGGGTTAGCAAGGAAGATACTTATAAGAGAAAGTTTGGTACTGCTAGAGCGAATCAAATAATTGCTCGTATGACTGAG GTTTTTAAAGGAGTTGGGTTGGAATATAACATGTCTGGCCTCAC GGGAAGTACCCTGGACAGCCATAGGCTCATACTTTTTGCTGGGAAACAAGGGTCTGATATTCAGCACAATCTTGTTGAGGAGTTGTTTACTGGGTATTTCACGCAGGGAAAGTTTATAGGTGACAG GGACTTTCTGCTGGAATGTGCAAACAAAGTTGGATTAGAAGGAGCTGCTGAGTATCTTGACAACCCAAACAACGGACTTCAGGAG GTTAATGAAGAACTTGGGAAGTACTCTGCAAACATTTCAGGGGTCCCTCACTATGTG ATTAATGGAAAGCATCAGCTAAGTGGTGGGCAACCCTCTGAAGTATTTCTAAGAGCTTTTCAAGTGGCTGCTAagtga
- the LOC122603727 gene encoding uncharacterized protein YwbO isoform X1 produces the protein MFILRSTTFKPKSFEIYCRYTKSMAQSTAKKLITIDVSSDSICPWCFVGKKNLDKALAQSKDQYDFEIKWHPFFLDPSLPKEGVSKEDTYKRKFGTARANQIIARMTEVFKGVGLEYNMSGLTGSTLDSHRLILFAGKQGSDIQHNLVEELFTGYFTQGKFIGDRDFLLECANKVGLEGAAEYLDNPNNGLQEVNEELGKYSANISGVPHYVINGKHQLSGGQPSEVFLRAFQVAAK, from the exons ATGTTCATTCTTcgttcaacaactttcaagccCAAAAGTTTTGAG ATATACTGCAGATACACAAAATCAATGGCTCAATCAACTGCCAAAAAACTTATAACAATTGATGTGAGTTCAGACAGTATTTGCCCATGGTGTTTTGTGGGCAAAAAGAATCTAGACAAAGCTTTAGCTCAATCTAAAGATCAATATGATTTTGAG ATTAAGTGGCACCCATTTTTCCTAGATCCTTCTTTACCTAAAGAAGGGGTTAGCAAGGAAGATACTTATAAGAGAAAGTTTGGTACTGCTAGAGCGAATCAAATAATTGCTCGTATGACTGAG GTTTTTAAAGGAGTTGGGTTGGAATATAACATGTCTGGCCTCAC GGGAAGTACCCTGGACAGCCATAGGCTCATACTTTTTGCTGGGAAACAAGGGTCTGATATTCAGCACAATCTTGTTGAGGAGTTGTTTACTGGGTATTTCACGCAGGGAAAGTTTATAGGTGACAG GGACTTTCTGCTGGAATGTGCAAACAAAGTTGGATTAGAAGGAGCTGCTGAGTATCTTGACAACCCAAACAACGGACTTCAGGAG GTTAATGAAGAACTTGGGAAGTACTCTGCAAACATTTCAGGGGTCCCTCACTATGTG ATTAATGGAAAGCATCAGCTAAGTGGTGGGCAACCCTCTGAAGTATTTCTAAGAGCTTTTCAAGTGGCTGCTAagtga
- the LOC122603171 gene encoding ultraviolet-B receptor UVR8 isoform X1, whose translation MIRIIRGWDKMAIDEIFGETRPVLFPTKSALYVWGYNQSGQTGRKCKEQSLRIPKQLPPDLFGCPAGANSRWLDMACGREHTAAVASDGSLFTWGANEFGQLGDGTETSRKHPKKVKLLQDELVISVSCGAHCTAAIAEPRENDGTISTRRLWVWGQNQGSNHPRVFWGAFSPNTVVRQVSCGAAHTIALSEDGLLQAWGYNEYGQLGRGVTCQGLQKARVISSYAKFLDEAPELVKITQVSCGEYHSAAVSEDGEVYTWGLGNMGQLGHYSVQSDDKELIPRRVVALNGILVKDVASGGMHTCAVTTKGALYTWGGGQHGQLGLGPQNFSFSCVASDAGTMVRNLPVLVLPYGVKQVACGHSHTLVSTQDGRIHGWGYNNYGQAANQKCTYAWYPSPVDWCIGEVRKLAAGGGHSAVLTDACSLKELCEFRLADCVTPGNASMIEDVAYRTGSDALARLCERLREYPHDNGICEC comes from the exons ATGATTAGGATAATTAGGGGTTGGGACAAAATGGCCATTGATGAGATATTTGGGGAAACTCGACCGGTGCTCTTCCCAACCAAAAGTGCACTTTACGTTTGGGGTTATAATCAGTCTGGTCAAACGGGTCGAAAGTGTAAGGAACAGAGTTTGAGGATTCCGAAACAGCTTCCGCCTGACCTTTTTGGTTGTCCAGCCGGAGCCAATTCACGGTGGTTAGACATGGCTTGTGGTCGTGAGCATACTGCAGCGGTAGCTTCTGATGGATCGCTATTTACTTGGG GGGCAAATGAGTTTGGTCAGTTAGGGGATGGGACTGAAACGAGTCGAAAACATCCTAAAAAGGTGAAGCTATTGCAAGATGAACTTGTGATATCCGTCTCTTGTGGAGCACATTGCACTGCTGCTATTGCTGAGCCACGCGAAAACGATGGAACAATATCTACTAGAAGACTTTGGGTTTGGGGACAAAATCAG GGATCTAACCATCCTCGAGTATTCTGGGGAGCGTTTTCTCCTAACACG GTTGTTCGTCAAGTATCCTGTGGGGCTGCGCATACGATAGCACTATCAGAGGATGGTCTACTGCAAGCTTGGG GCTACAATGAATACGGTCAACTTGGGAGAGGTGTTACATGTCAAGGGCTTCAGAAGGCTCGTGTTATTAGTTCATATGCTAAGTTCCTTGATGAAGCCCCTGAGCTTGTGAAGATTACTCAAGTATCATGTGGCGAGTACCACTCAGCAGCCGTATCAGAGGATGGAGAGGT ATACACTTGGGGATTAGGAAACATGGGCCAACTTGGGCACTATTCTGTTCAATCAGATGACAAAGAGTTGATACCACGGCGTGTTGTTGCTCTTAATGGGATATTGGTGAAGGATGTAGCATCAGGTGGAATGCATACATGTGCTGTGACTACAAAAGGAGCTCTATATACATGGGGTGGGGGTCAACATGGTCAACTAGGACTTGGCCCGCAGAATTTTTCCTTTTCATGTGTTGCTAGTGACGCTGGAACCATGGTTCGTAACCTGCCGGTTTTGGTCCTGCCATATGGCGTGAAACAGGTTGCTTGTGGGCATTCTCACACTCTGGTCTCCACTCAAGATGGTAGAATCCATGGATGGGGTTATAACAACTATGGTCAAGCGGCTAATCAGAAATGCACTTATGCTTGGTACCCATCCCCAGTTGACTG GTGTATTGGCGAAGTAAGGAAACTGGCAGCCGGTGGAGGTCATTCTGCTGTACTTACAGATGCGTGTTCCTTGAAGGAGTTGTGCGAGTTTAGGCTTGCTGACTGCGTGACCCCAGGGAATGCTTCTATGATTGAAGATGTTGCTTATCGAACTGGCTCAGATGCTTTGGCACGCCTTTGTGAGAGGTTAAG GGAATATCCCCATGATAATGGAATCTGTGAGTGCTAA
- the LOC122603171 gene encoding ultraviolet-B receptor UVR8 isoform X2, which translates to MAIDEIFGETRPVLFPTKSALYVWGYNQSGQTGRKCKEQSLRIPKQLPPDLFGCPAGANSRWLDMACGREHTAAVASDGSLFTWGANEFGQLGDGTETSRKHPKKVKLLQDELVISVSCGAHCTAAIAEPRENDGTISTRRLWVWGQNQGSNHPRVFWGAFSPNTVVRQVSCGAAHTIALSEDGLLQAWGYNEYGQLGRGVTCQGLQKARVISSYAKFLDEAPELVKITQVSCGEYHSAAVSEDGEVYTWGLGNMGQLGHYSVQSDDKELIPRRVVALNGILVKDVASGGMHTCAVTTKGALYTWGGGQHGQLGLGPQNFSFSCVASDAGTMVRNLPVLVLPYGVKQVACGHSHTLVSTQDGRIHGWGYNNYGQAANQKCTYAWYPSPVDWCIGEVRKLAAGGGHSAVLTDACSLKELCEFRLADCVTPGNASMIEDVAYRTGSDALARLCERLREYPHDNGICEC; encoded by the exons ATGGCCATTGATGAGATATTTGGGGAAACTCGACCGGTGCTCTTCCCAACCAAAAGTGCACTTTACGTTTGGGGTTATAATCAGTCTGGTCAAACGGGTCGAAAGTGTAAGGAACAGAGTTTGAGGATTCCGAAACAGCTTCCGCCTGACCTTTTTGGTTGTCCAGCCGGAGCCAATTCACGGTGGTTAGACATGGCTTGTGGTCGTGAGCATACTGCAGCGGTAGCTTCTGATGGATCGCTATTTACTTGGG GGGCAAATGAGTTTGGTCAGTTAGGGGATGGGACTGAAACGAGTCGAAAACATCCTAAAAAGGTGAAGCTATTGCAAGATGAACTTGTGATATCCGTCTCTTGTGGAGCACATTGCACTGCTGCTATTGCTGAGCCACGCGAAAACGATGGAACAATATCTACTAGAAGACTTTGGGTTTGGGGACAAAATCAG GGATCTAACCATCCTCGAGTATTCTGGGGAGCGTTTTCTCCTAACACG GTTGTTCGTCAAGTATCCTGTGGGGCTGCGCATACGATAGCACTATCAGAGGATGGTCTACTGCAAGCTTGGG GCTACAATGAATACGGTCAACTTGGGAGAGGTGTTACATGTCAAGGGCTTCAGAAGGCTCGTGTTATTAGTTCATATGCTAAGTTCCTTGATGAAGCCCCTGAGCTTGTGAAGATTACTCAAGTATCATGTGGCGAGTACCACTCAGCAGCCGTATCAGAGGATGGAGAGGT ATACACTTGGGGATTAGGAAACATGGGCCAACTTGGGCACTATTCTGTTCAATCAGATGACAAAGAGTTGATACCACGGCGTGTTGTTGCTCTTAATGGGATATTGGTGAAGGATGTAGCATCAGGTGGAATGCATACATGTGCTGTGACTACAAAAGGAGCTCTATATACATGGGGTGGGGGTCAACATGGTCAACTAGGACTTGGCCCGCAGAATTTTTCCTTTTCATGTGTTGCTAGTGACGCTGGAACCATGGTTCGTAACCTGCCGGTTTTGGTCCTGCCATATGGCGTGAAACAGGTTGCTTGTGGGCATTCTCACACTCTGGTCTCCACTCAAGATGGTAGAATCCATGGATGGGGTTATAACAACTATGGTCAAGCGGCTAATCAGAAATGCACTTATGCTTGGTACCCATCCCCAGTTGACTG GTGTATTGGCGAAGTAAGGAAACTGGCAGCCGGTGGAGGTCATTCTGCTGTACTTACAGATGCGTGTTCCTTGAAGGAGTTGTGCGAGTTTAGGCTTGCTGACTGCGTGACCCCAGGGAATGCTTCTATGATTGAAGATGTTGCTTATCGAACTGGCTCAGATGCTTTGGCACGCCTTTGTGAGAGGTTAAG GGAATATCCCCATGATAATGGAATCTGTGAGTGCTAA